The Labrus mixtus unplaced genomic scaffold, fLabMix1.1 SCAFFOLD_174, whole genome shotgun sequence genome segment CATCATCCAGCCTGTCGTCTCACGCCCGAGCCGCCTGCAACCTGCTGTTCCTCCTCACTGCTCTCCTCCTGTGCAGACACGTCGGACATCACAGGCAGCTCGTCCTAATGACAGGCTGTGATGTCATTcacaccgggggggggggggtatacaGAAGGGTAACCATGTTAGGAGCCTCTCATTATGGGGGGGCTGCAGACACCAACATGAACAACATGGTCTTTCCCCGACAAAGAGCTTCTTATGTATCCTGTCATCAACAgcactaagtgtgtgtgtgtgtgtgtgtgtgtgtgtgtgtgtgtgtgtgtgtgtgtgtgtgtgtgtgtgagcttgtagTCACCATGCTTTAATCCATCTGTCACACTCGGCTGTGAGCTCAGCTGTTCGGGTGTGTCTCTGGAATTTAAAACTCTCTGGATCAGAAATAAAAGCTATGAGGAATAAAAAGATCTTCAATAAAATATTCTAACTGGTTTCAACAGACGACATCACGCCACTCCCGTCCTCGCTCCTAAATTGTACTGGTCTCTCTTGAAGCCCGTCCTGGTCTTGCCCTGGATTACATTTCTGACATGTTGACCCCTAATGAGTCATCTCATGACCTCACATCCTCAGGCGGGCCCTTCAGTGACGTAGACTTTATGGTGGCTGAATCGAGACTCCTCCAGCAATCAGGAGTTGTTATGAACGCACAGATTCACATGTATCAAAAccatttaaataacattttcttctcCATGTTGAAGTGGTTTAAATCAGGAACTCTcaactggtcgagcctcagCACAATCTACCAACTCACACCCCACATTTAtgatatttttcaacacaaGTTGTGAAGTTTGGACCTCAAGACGGtacaaagaaatgcaaaaaacaatatttaaaaggCGGTCCCCGTGTGGActaagtctggaaattggtctggtagctggagaggtccttagcactgccgaggtgcccttaaGCAAAGCTCTGAACCCCCATCGTCCCGGTTCTTTCAAATGCAgatcctgtttgttcatgtgtgtgtttcagcctgtgtgtgtgtaacatgtctcaataacagagagtAAAAATAATTTCTCCTTATGGGATTTataattttcttcttcttcttcttcttgttcctactattattattattattattattattattattatcattattattattattattatcattattatcattattattattattattattattattattatcattattatcattattatcattattattattatcattattattattattattatcattattatcattattatcattattattattattattattattattattatcattattattattattattattattattatcattattattattattattattattatcattattattattatcattattattattattatcattattattattattattattatcattattatcattattatcattattattattatcattattattattattattattatcattattatcattattatcattattattattatcattattattattattattatcattattatcattattattattattattattattatcattattattattattattattatcattattattattatcattattattattattattatcattattattattatcattattattattactattattattattactattattattattattattattattatcattattatcattattattattactattattattattactattatcattattattattattattattattgttgttgttatatgaCGGACTGTCGGCTATAACTGAGGATGGAGATGTtgttaagtttaaaaaataacactttcTTTTGACTAGTAgataaaagtattttattgttaaaaacactaTATTATCTCTGATTTAATCTCCTGGAGACTTCATAatcagttattattttttttaagactagAAAAATACTATAAAGATGACGCCATCAAACTTCGACCTGCGTGCGAGGACGTCATGACGTAGTCTTTGTGggacagtttgtttacatcatggcGGCGGTGGATTTCAGAGGTAACAAACGACGTTTTATTCTTAATTTAGAAAGTGATTGCCCGAGTTTTCCCCTTAAGTTAACTATTTATAAACCAATCAACTACCCgctctttctttgtctgacaATAAATCTCCTTTCAGatagatttaatttaaatattaacGTTAGCACATCCTCCGCTTTGATTAGCAACAATGCTAACTTTATCTAACACTGACTGAACAGTTTTGttgtataaataataataaagcaaaTACTTTAGAGTTGAATAAACATTGACAAGTATTACAGATAAAGGATTAGACGATTGAAGTTATACAAATGGTCTGTTAACGGCACGGTGACCATGTTACGGTGTAAATAGTGACCGTGCTATCTGGTGACCGTGCTATCTGGTGACCATGTTACGGTGTAAATAGTGACCGTGGTATCTGGTGACCGTCACGAtgcttctttaaatgttttttatttaacattattattaaataaagggGCTTTGTAACGATGGAAACTACAGATGTGATGTCACcagttaaaggtccaatcagtgaagtgataaagtgaccttcagGTAGAAACTGATTCTGGACTTCTCCTCTCATCCACAGATAACCTTTTGGGGATTTCGTGGGTGGACAGCGGCTGGGTTCCGATTCTGAACCCTGGAAATGTTTTGGATTACTTCTCTGAGAGGAGCAATCCGTTTTATGACCGAACCTGTAACAACGAGGTGGTGAAGATGCAGCGGCTCAGCCTGGAACATCTCAAGTCAGTTTATCTTTTATATACTTTGGTTTTACACGGACGAGAAgttcacacaaataaaaactaagAAAGTAAATCTCTCAATGCAAATAATGGTTTGTGTGAAGCTTCATGAAACAGAGGAAGTGTTTAGACTGTTCGATGTGATCTCAGGTAAAGACTGAACGACTGAAagcaaactttgtttttgtctccagTCAGATGGTGGGAGTGGAATACATTCTTCTTCATGCTCAGGAGCCGATTCTTTACATAATCCGTAAACAGCAGAGAACGTCTCCAACACAAGGTGAGCTCTGTTAGACATGATTTCATTTTGTTAAGTGGGTCAGCCAGTAGAACTGAAGTCCAGGACGCGGTCTGGAGTCCTGATTGTCAGGACTGCTGACTCGACTTTGACTCAAGCTCTGatgactcttcttcttctgcatgttttcctgcagaaatCCCGTTGTCGGACTACTACATCATAGCAGGAGTGGTGTATCAGGCCCCGGACCTGGGGACCGTGATCAGCTCCAGAGCGGTGAGATTTATGGTTTGGTTCTTTACTAAACACTCGATGATTTGTGGAGTTTCAGGGTTTAGTGAATATGACTCATGTGTGTTTTAGCTCTCTGCGGTTCATGGGATCCAGTCGGCTTTCGACGAGGCCATGTCCTACTGTCGCTATCACCCGTCTAAAGGATACTGGTGGCACTTCAAGGACCAGGAGGAGAGAGGTCAGAGAGATGTTTTCATAGTCACTTCACATTATAGTCATGTTTCCACTACAGGAACTTTCCACAGGGACCAGGAACCTTTATATGAACTGTGCACATTCTACACAGAGACCGGGGTCTAAATGAAGGACACAGAGACGTTAGTTCACCCCCAGAAAAGTCTCTGCTCTGGGAGTATCGATCTCTTAaagtaaagggttaaattcctaaaaatgattgcaTGTTTGGTaattttgagcagggctgaagttgtttaagagatttatgcagaaaaaagtagaaaaaaatatcaattatCAGTTAAACACGTCCGTCTCATTTCTTCCAGATAAAACCAAACCGAAgtcaaagaagaaagaggaggcgAGTTCTCTGTTCCAGAGGCAACGTGTCGACACGCTCCTTCTCGACCTCAGGTCCAAATTTCCACCAACATTTTACCAGGTGACTCAGACCGTTCTGTCTGTCACATCGtctcagtctttttatttaatacCTATAAGTTGCTGTTATTATATTAAACTGATGTCGATTttcattctgtcatttcagCCCAAACCGGGTGAGAAGCCGATTCCAGGTCAGTATTTAAACTCTCACTCCGTCTGTGAACGTCAGcgttttactttgaaagggaTGTACATGATGATTgttctgtgattttattttgaaagggattTACATGATGATCattcagtgattttattttgaaagggattTACATGATGATCattcagtgattttattttgaaagggattTACATGATGATCATTCAgtgattttactttgaaagggaTTTACATGATGGTCattcagtgattttattttgaaagggatgTACATGATGATCAtgcagtgattttattttgaaagggatgTACATGATGATCGttcagtgattttattttgaaagggattTACATGATGATCattcagtgattttattttgaaagggatgTACATGATGATCattcagtgattttattttgaaagggattTACATGATGATCattcagtgattttattttgaaagggattTACATGATGATCATTCAGTGATTTTAGTTTGAAAGGGATGTACATGATGATCATTCAGTGATTTTAGTTTGAAAGGGATGTACATGATGATCattcagtgattttattttgaaagggattTACATGATGATCATTCAGTGATTTTAGTTTGAAAGGGATGCACATGATGATCattcagtgattttattttgaaagggattTACATGATGATTattctgtgattttattttgaaagggattTACATGATGATTattctgtgattttattttgaaaaagacacACCGATAactaaagacaacaacaaatccaaagaacaaataaatgatgaaatagGAAGttctctacaaaataaaagtaactTCCTGTGCTTTTGTGTTTCAGTTGAGGTGAAGAAAGAACCAGAACCTCCGACAGAAACCGTtaaacaagaggagagggagcCGGCCTCTAAGTCCTCCGTGCCGGCGCCGCCAAGCAAACCGCCTCCTGAGAAGAGAGCTCGGCTTCAGTGAGACCGCACTCCTCACAgcgaggggggagggggggggcggacggagacaggaagtgagacgtACGACAGATCCACTGAAAGAAAAGCTCAGGAGTGTTTTTGTTACCTCTCCATAAATACAAGACGGTTTCTTTTTACTCATCGGATCCATTTACAGGACGATGACAAAGAGCAGCGCCAGGATTGGTTTGACATCACCAGACagctgtgtcacacacacacacacacacacacacacacacacacacacacacacacacacagacagacagacagacagacagacagacacacacacacacacacacacacacacacacacagacagacacactcacacacacacacacacacagacacatacacagacacaca includes the following:
- the med6 gene encoding mediator of RNA polymerase II transcription subunit 6, yielding MAAVDFRDNLLGISWVDSGWVPILNPGNVLDYFSERSNPFYDRTCNNEVVKMQRLSLEHLNQMVGVEYILLHAQEPILYIIRKQQRTSPTQEIPLSDYYIIAGVVYQAPDLGTVISSRALSAVHGIQSAFDEAMSYCRYHPSKGYWWHFKDQEERDKTKPKSKKKEEASSLFQRQRVDTLLLDLRSKFPPTFYQPKPGEKPIPVEVKKEPEPPTETVKQEEREPASKSSVPAPPSKPPPEKRARLQ